The following proteins are encoded in a genomic region of Anabas testudineus chromosome 13, fAnaTes1.2, whole genome shotgun sequence:
- the LOC113171759 gene encoding apolipoprotein A-I gives MKFVALALALLLAVGSQAASLQADAPSQLAHFRAAADVYLDQVKETAKRALSHLDDAEYGELKNRLNQRLDDAQAQIKALRNRVSPITDSVVSTIADATADFRASVASDLETLKTELEPKRAKLREVIEQHIEEYRAHLQPIINEYYTKHTAEMDALKAKLEPALEELRTKVATNVEETKAALMPILEAVRTKATHRLENLKEMVTPYVEEYKEQAKQAYSQAQTINADELNALREKIAPLVEDIKTKVYAVFEAIAATVTKS, from the exons ATGAAATTTGTGGCTCTTGCTCTTGCCCTTCTGCTGGCTGTCG GCTCTCAGGCTGCTTCCCTGCAGGCTGATGCACCTTCCCAGCTGGCCCACTTCCGGGCCGCTGCCGATGTCTATCTGGATCAGGTGAAGGAAACTGCAAAGAGAGCTCTGAGCCATCTTGATGATGCTGAGTATGGCGAGCTCAA AAACAGGCTGAATCAGCGCCTGGATGACGCTCAAGCTCAGATTAAGGCTTTGCGGAATCGCGTCTCCCCCATCACAGATAGCGTTGTCAGTACCATTGCTGATGCCACCGCTGACTTCCGTGCCTCTGTCGCAAGTGATCTTGAGACCCTGAAAACCGAGCTTGAGCCCAAGCGTGCTAAGCTGAGGGAGGTCATCGAACAACACATTGAGGAATATCGTGCCCATTTGCAACCCATCATCAATGAGTACTATACCAAGCACACTGCTGAGATGGATGCTCTGAAGGCCAAGCTGGAGCCCGCACTGGAGGAGCTGCGTACCAAGGTGGCTACTAATGTGGAGGAGACCAAGGCCGCCCTGATGCCCATTTTGGAGGCTGTGCGTACCAAGGCAACTCATCGTCTGGAGAACCTGAAGGAGATGGTCACTCCCTATGTTGAGGAATACAAGGAGCAGGCGAAGCAGGCCTACAGCCAAGCACAAACCATCAACGCTGATGAGCTCAATGCGCTGAGGGAGAAGATCGCACCTTTAGTCGAGGATATCAAAACTAAGGTCTACGCTGTGTTCGAGGCCATTGCTGCTACCGTGACCAAAAGCTAA